CCAACAATAACAATGAAAGGGCAAACTACTTCACAACAATGGCTATATTGGCTAGTTACTTCACAACAATGGCTTTATTGGCTTTATAGCCAAAGTAGGCAGAGTTGTGGCTGAAGTCATTTTCAATAAGTGACCATTGAAAGAGAGAACATCAAGAGAACGCTAGCCCAATACACAACAATGGCTATATTGGCTAATTTACTTCACAACAATGGCTTCATTGGCTAATTTCTAAgggttttttctcaaaaattgtttttagctCAATAGATAATTTCTCATTTGTTAAACTCGATAGGGTGTCAAGTAAGGCACATCCATAATCAATGGAACAAAATAAGTGGGTTTGATAGTACcttgaaaatgaaaatcaaattaCCACTTTTATACATCTTTCTTAGCCTTCTATCCTTGACCATAAAGCAACTATCATATTCTGCATAGGGTATAACCAGTGGCAATTTACCATCCATGTAAATAAAGATCCTGTTTGCAtatttattttcctaattttataATGCATTATTATATGAGCCCCTTCGAAAAGCATCACAGTTATCCTAGCTCAGAAATTTGATAATGCAATATTGAaggaattaaataaataaataaaatctcaatAAATAGTAATTTTACTTTCAACAGAGTCGCAAGATTTTCAATGACTCAGGCAAAGCACAAACATATAGTATATGCAGACAAATATAGTccaaaactaacaaaattgacCATAAAAAATAGAAGGCAATCAGACACATTCTCTTATTAAACAGATACAGCAATAACACTCATGAATATCTGTGGAAGGGATGATGAAGGATCTTATCCCTCCACTGTTTTAAAAGCAGAACCCCATTCCTGACAAGAACGAAACATTCACATGAAATCATAGTCATCAAGAGCATCATAGCCATTCACAACCAAATCATCGTCTGGCTTGTCTACAAGGAGCTGCTTTTTCTTAGAGCCTGCAGGCAAGAAAAACAATTGAGAAACACATACTGATGAGGTATAAATTCTTCATTACAGAACAATTGAGAGCACTAACTGAAACAATGGAGAAATAAATCTAATAAATACATATATGTCAACATCAGTCCACCACAACGGATTTACAAGCCCGTGTGTGATCCTCTTGAAGTATCCTGGAAGGCAGAGCACACAGAAAAATACCTGTCTTCTTTTTACCAGCATTTGCTTCCTTCTCTGCTTTTAGCTTTTCATTTGCAATTGCCGTGACAGAAGATGCAACATCTTTTGCATCTGCTGCTTTCAAAGCAGTCATTGACAGTCTCATTACAGCCTTAAGTAAAGAAATATAATGGAAACTTTTCTGCATCAGAAGCACAAGCATATGTTAACAACATAAGATATTCAATTGTCCTTTGGTCAAAACAGAGGAAGACAATTTAACACACCTCAAATGGACGCAGTTTATGTGATATGAGCTCTGCATATTCCAAGAAATCACTTTCTGATTTGGGAATAAAATTATCAAGAGTCTTCTCATCTCCTCTCTCACCAAAAAGTTCTTTGGTAGATTTATAATCTGCTTCTTCCACCAGCCTGTCACGGACAATATAGTTGCAGTAAACATCCTCTCAGTATAccagaaacaaataaaaaaattgcctattattaagtttttaaaaGCCTCCACACTAATTTTCTATGAAGATCAATACACAAATCCCAAATTAGCAGGGATTCAAACCATTCTAATAAATCATAaattgcatttgtttttcaatgatTTTGCTCCAAAACAAACTTTAGTACGAAAAAAAATGCAGGCAAGCCCCTAATTTAAAACAGGACAATGTGCACCCTATAGCATGATGCAAAAACTTATCAAGCACACTGTTCAAAACTGAGGACAACATCCACCATCAACTATGCACTATGATCAGAATGACAAACAAGGTTGTTGGGGGGACACTTCTGGATGCCAAACACTGACAAAAGAGTTTAGAGTCCAGGCTATCAACTTTGTTCTTTTGTCCAGTTTAGTGGTCTCAGTTTGTTTAGAGGTTTTTTTAAGTTATTCTCCAGGCATTGACATGACAAGTACTGGGTTTAGGTTTAAATTATGGACTAAATCAGGATAAAGTAAATTGATGATAACAAGGATTTTAGCTTAAATCCCAAGTAACTTGGAGAAAAAAATCCAGCCAAAGTCCATGGGTATCACTGAAAGGTCAATAAAGTTTCAAATCAGTATATATACGTCAGCtttggaaaattattattttcccaTTGAGcctaagttgataaaattcaagtgAACCAAGCAGGAAATTTTAGAAAATCATAAACCCCAAACATTCTAGCTTTTTATCCAAATTATAGAAAATCATAGCCTGGTTTTAATTAACACTTCCAGCCCATTCGATTTCACCCAAGCTACATCAAAGGGGTTGTACTGCTGTAATTAAAATTCAAGATGCTCCTATGATTTCAGCACCAACTGTTTCCCAAAAATGAGCTGCAAAGATTTCATATGAAAAATTGAGAG
This DNA window, taken from Quercus robur chromosome 2, dhQueRobu3.1, whole genome shotgun sequence, encodes the following:
- the LOC126714126 gene encoding uncharacterized protein LOC126714126, whose translation is MEDWEDDQSPAIPTKEQPKNKWDDEDVDDDDVKESWEDEDEPTPAPETKPPVEKAPKKPTVKATEKKGKTVVVQEEPLDPVAEKLRQQRLVEEADYKSTKELFGERGDEKTLDNFIPKSESDFLEYAELISHKLRPFEKSFHYISLLKAVMRLSMTALKAADAKDVASSVTAIANEKLKAEKEANAGKKKTGSKKKQLLVDKPDDDLVVNGYDALDDYDFM